A stretch of the Acyrthosiphon pisum isolate AL4f chromosome A2, pea_aphid_22Mar2018_4r6ur, whole genome shotgun sequence genome encodes the following:
- the LOC103309464 gene encoding proteasome inhibitor PI31 subunit-like — protein MPDSNPIGGGGMLFDPLMQRRRPNNGPGIPPMARFDPTLPINPDPMMPGSFSRPRPDHMRPPDFDDSLYM, from the exons ATGCCAGATTCGAATCCTATAGGAGGTGGTGGTATGCTCTTCGATCCACTTATGCAGAGAAGAAGACCAAATAATGGGCCAGG gattCCTCCAATGGCACGTTTTGACCCAACCCTCCCAATCAATCCAGATCCAATGATGCCTGGTAGTTTTAGTAGACCCCGTCCGGATCATATGAGACCACCAGATTTTGATGATAGTttgtatatgtaa